The stretch of DNA CTCCGGCCCAGTCCTTAGGGCAACCACGAGAGCAGCGCCTGACAGAACCCTTATCTACGGGCGGATAAAGCCCGCTGGGGTTGCGGGGATGGTTCCCGCATCAGTTGTATTCCCGGGTTTTTTTGAAAATTATTTTGGGAAAAAGCTCGATGGTCCGGTTCAAACGCCACTCGCTCGAGGCCAACAAAGCCAGCTGTTCCTCGCTGTCCAGGGCCAGCTGATTCTCATTCTTCTTTCTGAAGTTTTCGAGTTCCTTGCGATCAGGACAAACCACCCAGCGGGCCGCCGCATAATCGGTCGTTTCGTAGACGGCGTCAACCCCGTATTCAGCCTTGAGCCGGGCAATCGTCACCTCGAACTGAAGCACGCCGACCGCCCCGAGAATATAATCACTGCCGAGCAGCGGTCGGAAAACCTGCACCGCACCTTCCTCGGCCAACTGTAGCAGCCCTTTGCTGAGCTGCTTGGCTTTCAAGGGATTTTTGAGAATCACCCGGCGAAAATGCTCCGGCGCGAAGCTTGGAATTCCGGTAAACTTAAGCTCTTCCTTGGTGGTGAAGGTATCGCCGATCTTGATCGTGCCATGATTATGAATACCGATGATATCGCCGGGCCAGGCTTCCTCGACATGATTGCGGTCCTGGGCCATGAAAATCGTGGCGTTGGCCACCGTCACCTCCTTGCCCAGACGATGATGACGCACCTTCATACCGCGTTCAAACTTTCCCGAACAAATACGAAAAAAAGCGATGCGATCCCGATGCGCGGGATCCATGTTGGCCTGGATTTTAAAAGCAAAACCGGAAAAGGCCTCCTCCTCGGGACGCACCATTCGGGTCAGCGTCGGCCGGGGACCGGGCGGCGGGGCCAGTTCCACAAAAGCGTCCAGCATTTCTCTGACCCCGAAATTATTTATGGCGCTGCCGAAAAACACCGGCGTCTGAGAGGCCTTGAGGTAATCCTCGTGCGAGAAAGGATTGGCCGCGCCTTCCATCAGTTCAACGTCCTCGCGCAGTTTTTGCGCCTGCATGCCCAGAAGTTTATCAAGCAAGGGGTCCTGCAAATTTTCCACGACGATCCCCGGCTGCCGATGGCTCTCCTGGCCGGGCGTAAACAAACGCAGTTGCCGCCGGTAGAGATCATAGACCCCTTTAAACAGCCGACCCATACCGATCGGCCAGGAAAGCGGCGCGCATTCGACCTGCAGTTTATCCTCGATATCATGCAGAATTTCAAGCGGTTCCAGACCGTCGCGATCCATTTTGTTGATAAAGGTAATAATCGGGGTATTGCGCAGGCGGCAGACCTCCATCAGTTTTTCCGTCTGCGGCTCCACTCCCTTGGCGCTGTCGATGACCATCAGAGCGCTGTCGACGGCGGTCAGAACCCGATAAGTATCCTCGGAAAAATCCTGATGACCAGGTGTATCCAGTAAATTGATCTCTAAATCACGATAGTTGAATTTCATCACCGACGAAGTCACCGAGATGCCGCGTTCCTGCTCGATCGCCATCCAGTCACTGGTCGCATGCCTGGAAGTTTTACGGGACTTGACCGCCCCGGCCATCTGAATGGCGCCGCCGAAAAGCAACAGTTTCTCGGTTAAAGTGGTTTTGCCGGCGTCGGGATGACTGATAATGCCGAAGGTCCGCCTTTTTAAAATTTCTTTCTCTAAAAGGGTGCTCAAGATTCCATTCGCTCTCGCTCCCGGCCCGCAGGTCCGGAAACGTATAAGTTTTTAACTTCACCGCTTGCAGAAGAAGCGGTGAAAAGATCAGCAAAAACGGGCCGTGCTCTAGCCAACAAAGTAGTTTTTGTCAACTATTTTGGCGACCGGTTCAAAATATGATTGACAAATCCGAAAAAATAACGGTATCGGTTCCGATTATGCCAAGCTTTTGAATGTTGCCCACCATAACCGATGACGACAGGATGTGACATGCAGGTAGCAGGAAACAGACTACGTAAAGATCTTCTGGTTTATCGCGGCCTCCTCTTCGATTACCGTAACGGTTATACTTACGGCCCCTGTTTCACCTTGAAGATGGAAGCCATAGAATGGGTCGAAAAGGAAGTCCAACGGGGAGATTACCCACACGACTGCCAGAAGATGGTAATGTGGAATACTTGTGCCCGCGAAGGCGAAGCCCCGAGGCTTGAGGGCGCCAAATGCGACACGATCATATAAAAATAAACCTGATAAATTCCACCGAATAACCCCTCAGAATTTCTTCTTAACATAGGCCGTCAGTTCAGCTTCGAAGTCTTGCCCCCAGTCGTTATCATAAACCATGCGCGCCGCGATTTCAACCGCCACCATGGCGGCCCGATATTTTAGGGGCAGACGGCGATTCAGCCGGGAAGCGAAACGGGACTGCTGCAAAAAGCGGGGCAGATGGGCGCGCAGGACCCGTCTCAGATCAGGTTTTGC from Pseudomonadota bacterium encodes:
- a CDS encoding peptide chain release factor 3, with the protein product MSTLLEKEILKRRTFGIISHPDAGKTTLTEKLLLFGGAIQMAGAVKSRKTSRHATSDWMAIEQERGISVTSSVMKFNYRDLEINLLDTPGHQDFSEDTYRVLTAVDSALMVIDSAKGVEPQTEKLMEVCRLRNTPIITFINKMDRDGLEPLEILHDIEDKLQVECAPLSWPIGMGRLFKGVYDLYRRQLRLFTPGQESHRQPGIVVENLQDPLLDKLLGMQAQKLREDVELMEGAANPFSHEDYLKASQTPVFFGSAINNFGVREMLDAFVELAPPPGPRPTLTRMVRPEEEAFSGFAFKIQANMDPAHRDRIAFFRICSGKFERGMKVRHHRLGKEVTVANATIFMAQDRNHVEEAWPGDIIGIHNHGTIKIGDTFTTKEELKFTGIPSFAPEHFRRVILKNPLKAKQLSKGLLQLAEEGAVQVFRPLLGSDYILGAVGVLQFEVTIARLKAEYGVDAVYETTDYAAARWVVCPDRKELENFRKKNENQLALDSEEQLALLASSEWRLNRTIELFPKIIFKKTREYN